A part of Brachybacterium faecium DSM 4810 genomic DNA contains:
- a CDS encoding multiple monosaccharide ABC transporter membrane protein (PFAM: Branched-chain amino acid transport system / permease component) — translation MAGTSDIKELLTRNMRSSGIYIAFVFIIVLFSILTKGQLLSPGNLTNLVLQYSYILILAIGMVLIIVAGHIDLSVGSVVALTGAVAAVVVIGNGLPWWVGVVAALATGVLVGLWQGFWVAYVGIPAFIVTLAGMLIFRGLTMQVLGNVSLSPFPKEYQYISGGFLNGLLGGNGYDAFTLILGAALIAVFVIQQYRGRLAKLKYKQQVEAFWLFWVKNLAVALVVMAFAWQLAHSRGLPVVLILLAALVLIYGFVSQRTIFGRHIYAMGGNLQAARLSGVKTRRVNMWLFVNMGLLSAIAGIVYSARSNSAQPGAGNMFELDAIAAAFIGGAAVTGGVGKVHGAIIGGLIMAVMSNGMSIMGIDQSTQSVVRGVVLLIAVAFDVWNKKRSGTGA, via the coding sequence ATGGCCGGAACTTCTGACATCAAGGAGCTGCTCACGCGCAACATGCGCTCGAGCGGCATCTACATCGCATTCGTCTTCATCATCGTGCTGTTCTCGATCCTCACCAAGGGACAGCTGCTCAGCCCGGGCAACCTCACCAACCTGGTGCTGCAGTACTCCTACATCCTGATCCTCGCGATCGGCATGGTGCTGATCATCGTCGCCGGGCACATCGACCTGTCGGTGGGCTCGGTGGTCGCGCTGACCGGCGCGGTCGCCGCCGTGGTGGTGATCGGCAACGGCCTGCCCTGGTGGGTGGGCGTGGTCGCCGCGCTCGCCACCGGCGTGCTGGTGGGGCTGTGGCAGGGCTTCTGGGTGGCCTATGTGGGCATCCCGGCGTTCATCGTCACCCTGGCCGGCATGCTCATCTTCCGCGGCCTGACCATGCAGGTGCTCGGCAACGTCTCCCTCTCGCCGTTCCCGAAGGAGTACCAGTACATCTCCGGCGGCTTCCTCAACGGGCTGCTGGGCGGGAACGGCTACGACGCCTTCACGCTCATCCTCGGCGCCGCGCTGATCGCGGTGTTCGTGATCCAGCAGTACCGCGGCCGCCTCGCGAAGCTGAAGTACAAGCAGCAGGTCGAGGCGTTCTGGCTGTTCTGGGTGAAGAACCTCGCCGTGGCCCTCGTGGTCATGGCCTTCGCCTGGCAGCTCGCGCACTCGCGCGGCCTGCCCGTGGTGCTGATCCTGCTGGCCGCCCTCGTGCTCATCTACGGCTTCGTCAGCCAGCGCACGATCTTCGGCCGGCACATCTACGCGATGGGCGGCAACCTCCAGGCCGCACGGCTCTCCGGTGTGAAGACCCGCCGCGTGAACATGTGGCTGTTCGTCAACATGGGCCTGCTCTCGGCCATCGCCGGCATCGTCTACTCGGCGCGCTCCAACAGCGCCCAGCCCGGCGCCGGCAACATGTTCGAGCTCGACGCGATCGCCGCCGCCTTCATCGGCGGCGCCGCGGTGACCGGCGGCGTGGGCAAGGTCCACGGCGCGATCATCGGCGGTCTGATCATGGCGGTCATGTCCAACGGCATGTCGATCATGGGCATCGACCAGTCCACCCAGTCGGTGGTGCGCGGCGTGGTCCTGCTGATCGCCGTCGCCTTCGACGTCTGGAACAAGAAGCGCTCCGGCACCGGCGCCTGA
- a CDS encoding monosaccharide ABC transporter ATP-binding protein (PFAM: ABC transporter), with product MAEHILEMRSITKRFPGVVALKDVSLTVQEQEIHAICGENGAGKSTLMKVLSGVEPAGTYEGEIHYRGRPVRFASINDSEAEGIVIIHQELALVPHLSIAENIFLGNEQARGGVISWHETNARAAELLARVGLKEKPVTPVGQLGVGKQQLVEIAKALSKNVSLLILDEPTAALNDDDSEHLLGLIRGLRDEGVTSIIISHKLGEIAAVADATTVIRDGSTIETIDMRVPQEQRHTLVPRIIKGMVGRDMDSLYPERTAQIGEEIFRIEDWHVGHPTQPGRTVVDKASLTVRAGEVVGIAGLMGAGRTELAMSVFGQSYGRDITGTAYMHGRPVRMRTVADAIDAGIAYVSEDRKQYGLNLIQDIRTNVTAAALKKITTGGWINGNEEIAVAERYRSSLNIKTPTVMATVGKLSGGNQQKVVLSKWLYTEPELLILDEPTRGVDVGAKFEIYSIINQLAESGKAIIVISSELPEVMGVADRIYTLSAGRVTGEVAAQDATQEHLMELMTMERE from the coding sequence GTGGCCGAACACATCCTCGAGATGCGGTCCATCACCAAACGATTCCCCGGCGTGGTCGCGCTCAAGGACGTGTCCCTCACCGTCCAGGAGCAGGAGATCCACGCGATCTGCGGCGAGAACGGCGCCGGCAAGTCCACCCTCATGAAGGTGCTCTCCGGCGTGGAGCCGGCCGGCACCTACGAGGGCGAGATCCACTACCGCGGCCGGCCCGTCCGCTTCGCCTCGATCAACGACTCCGAGGCCGAGGGCATCGTGATCATCCACCAGGAGCTCGCCCTGGTGCCCCACCTCTCGATCGCCGAGAACATCTTCCTCGGCAACGAGCAGGCCCGCGGCGGCGTGATCAGCTGGCACGAGACCAACGCCCGGGCCGCCGAGCTGCTCGCACGCGTGGGGCTCAAGGAGAAGCCCGTCACGCCCGTCGGCCAGCTGGGCGTGGGCAAGCAGCAGCTCGTCGAGATCGCCAAGGCGCTCTCGAAGAACGTGAGCCTGCTGATCCTCGACGAGCCCACCGCGGCGCTGAACGACGACGACTCCGAGCATCTGCTCGGCCTCATCCGCGGCCTGCGCGACGAGGGCGTCACCAGCATCATCATCTCCCACAAGCTCGGCGAGATCGCCGCGGTCGCCGACGCCACCACCGTCATCCGCGACGGCTCGACGATCGAGACGATCGACATGCGCGTCCCGCAGGAGCAGCGCCACACCCTCGTGCCCCGCATCATCAAGGGGATGGTGGGCCGCGACATGGACAGCCTCTACCCCGAGCGCACCGCCCAGATCGGCGAGGAGATCTTCCGGATCGAGGACTGGCACGTCGGCCATCCCACCCAGCCCGGCCGCACCGTCGTGGACAAGGCCTCGCTCACCGTGCGCGCCGGCGAGGTCGTGGGCATCGCCGGGCTGATGGGCGCAGGCCGCACCGAGCTCGCGATGAGCGTGTTCGGCCAGTCCTACGGCCGGGACATCACCGGCACCGCCTACATGCACGGCCGACCGGTGCGGATGCGCACCGTCGCCGACGCGATCGACGCCGGCATCGCCTACGTCTCCGAGGACCGCAAGCAGTACGGGCTGAACCTCATCCAGGACATCCGCACCAACGTCACCGCCGCCGCGCTGAAGAAGATCACCACCGGCGGCTGGATCAACGGCAACGAGGAGATCGCGGTCGCCGAGCGCTACCGCTCCTCGCTGAACATCAAGACGCCGACGGTCATGGCGACCGTCGGGAAGCTCTCGGGCGGCAACCAGCAGAAGGTGGTGCTCAGCAAGTGGCTGTACACCGAGCCCGAGCTGCTGATCCTCGACGAGCCCACCCGCGGCGTCGACGTCGGCGCGAAGTTCGAGATCTACTCGATCATCAACCAGCTCGCCGAGTCGGGCAAAGCCATCATCGTCATCTCCTCGGAGCTTCCCGAGGTGATGGGGGTGGCAGATCGCATCTACACACTGTCCGCGGGCCGGGTCACCGGCGAGGTCGCCGCCCAGGACGCCACGCAGGAGCACCTCATGGAGCTCATGACCATGGAGAGGGAGTGA